In Luteitalea sp. TBR-22, one genomic interval encodes:
- the erpA gene encoding iron-sulfur cluster insertion protein ErpA, which produces MRYPGVFTPMINVTPVAAEKISELLAEEGKPQAGLRVFVQGGGCSGFQYGLMIEDTAPTADVDKVVESNGVRLFVDPISVRYLKGAEVDFVDNLSGGGFTIKNPNAKSTCGCGSSFSV; this is translated from the coding sequence ATGAGGTACCCAGGAGTCTTCACACCCATGATCAACGTCACCCCCGTCGCGGCCGAAAAGATCAGCGAACTGCTCGCCGAGGAAGGCAAGCCGCAGGCCGGCCTGCGTGTCTTCGTGCAGGGCGGCGGCTGTTCGGGCTTCCAGTACGGCCTCATGATCGAGGACACCGCCCCGACGGCCGACGTCGACAAGGTCGTCGAGTCCAACGGCGTGCGCCTGTTCGTCGATCCCATCAGCGTGCGCTACCTCAAGGGCGCCGAGGTGGATTTCGTCGACAACCTGTCGGGCGGCGGGTTCACCATCAAGAATCCCAACGCCAAGTCGACCTGCGGATGCGGGTCGTCGTTCTCGGTCTAG
- a CDS encoding aldehyde dehydrogenase family protein: MTAPLRPLFLAGQARETAGTVEVRSPYDGSLVAHVSAAGPDEYEEATRACVEAAPRIAALPVHERARILRQVSHALREQKEALATQIVSEAGKPLRDARTEVDRAAMTFEVAAEEARRLAGSGEVIPMDLAPHGEARTALYKRVPIGPVAGISPFNFPLNLVAHKLAPALAAGNPIVLKPASRTPLSALALADLMHEAGLPPGALSVLPMTRETGDLLVTDDRYRLLTFTGSADVGWAMKARAGKKKVVLELGGNAAVVIDEGADLAAAAERIATGGFSAAGQSCISVQRVYVHDAAWDAFMAAFLPRVEALVVGDPMDERTHVGPLITPGDVARIEQWTQEAVAAGATVLCGGARRSDRIFAPTVLTGVARTARVCADEAFAPVVVVERVASVDEGLAAVNDSAFGLQAGVFTTKLDVALKAFDTLEVGGVLVNDVPTWRIDHMPYGGVKDSGLGREGPRYAIEDMTELRLLVVRR, encoded by the coding sequence ATGACCGCCCCTCTCCGCCCGCTGTTCCTGGCCGGCCAGGCCCGCGAGACCGCCGGCACCGTCGAGGTCCGCTCTCCGTATGACGGCTCCCTCGTGGCTCACGTCTCGGCCGCCGGTCCCGACGAGTACGAGGAGGCGACGCGCGCCTGCGTCGAGGCGGCGCCGCGAATCGCCGCCCTGCCGGTGCACGAACGGGCCCGCATCCTGCGACAGGTGAGCCACGCGCTGCGTGAGCAGAAGGAGGCCCTGGCCACCCAGATCGTCTCGGAAGCAGGCAAGCCGCTGCGCGATGCGCGCACCGAGGTCGACCGCGCGGCGATGACCTTCGAGGTCGCGGCCGAGGAGGCACGCCGCCTGGCCGGCAGCGGCGAGGTCATCCCGATGGACCTCGCGCCGCACGGTGAGGCGAGGACGGCCCTGTACAAGCGCGTGCCGATCGGGCCGGTGGCCGGCATCTCGCCGTTCAACTTCCCGCTCAACCTCGTCGCGCACAAGCTGGCGCCGGCCCTGGCGGCAGGCAATCCCATCGTCCTCAAGCCCGCCAGCCGGACGCCGCTGTCGGCGCTCGCCCTGGCCGACCTGATGCACGAGGCCGGCCTGCCGCCCGGCGCACTCAGCGTGCTGCCGATGACGCGGGAGACCGGCGACCTGCTGGTCACCGACGACCGGTATCGCCTGCTCACCTTCACCGGCTCGGCAGACGTCGGCTGGGCGATGAAGGCCCGCGCCGGCAAGAAGAAGGTGGTGCTGGAACTCGGCGGAAACGCCGCCGTGGTGATCGACGAGGGCGCCGACCTGGCCGCCGCGGCCGAGCGGATTGCGACGGGCGGGTTCAGCGCCGCCGGGCAGAGTTGCATCTCGGTGCAGCGCGTCTACGTCCACGACGCCGCCTGGGATGCCTTCATGGCGGCCTTCCTTCCGCGCGTCGAGGCGCTGGTCGTCGGCGACCCGATGGACGAGCGCACCCACGTCGGGCCGCTGATCACCCCCGGCGACGTGGCACGAATCGAGCAATGGACGCAGGAAGCCGTTGCCGCGGGCGCCACCGTGCTCTGCGGCGGGGCACGCCGATCCGACCGGATCTTCGCGCCGACTGTCCTCACAGGCGTGGCCCGCACCGCCCGCGTGTGCGCCGATGAGGCCTTCGCCCCGGTGGTCGTGGTCGAGCGGGTGGCGAGCGTGGACGAGGGACTCGCAGCCGTCAACGACTCGGCGTTCGGGCTGCAGGCCGGTGTGTTCACGACGAAGCTCGACGTCGCGCTGAAGGCGTTCGACACGCTCGAGGTCGGCGGCGTGCTGGTCAACGACGTACCGACCTGGCGCATCGACCACATGCCGTATGGCGGCGTGAAGGACTCGGGACTGGGTCGTGAAGGCCCGCGATACGCCATCGAGGACATGACCGAGTTGCGCCTGCTGGTCGTACGCCGGTAG
- a CDS encoding class I SAM-dependent methyltransferase, with amino-acid sequence MGIERLSGLVSSAMSAALLCAASAASAQAPREQTPVRPQGLMVAPRGSTPTASAGAPPLPPPALPPPARPEGTRQVATPSQQRGHGRLFQPQDLGMLEGPDREAWQKPDQVMDALGIGDGSVVADLGAGGGWFTVRLAKRVGPNGVVYAEDIQPQMIEAIQRRVDREGLHNVSAVLGEADHPALPVGRLDAALMVDTFHEVEDTRSLLTNVRAALKPGGRLGIIEYRTEGGGPGPSREERIQPGQVIRAAEAAGFRLMRQEQFLQFQYLLIFTR; translated from the coding sequence ATGGGGATCGAGCGCCTGTCGGGCCTGGTGTCGAGCGCCATGTCGGCCGCGCTGCTCTGCGCGGCGTCCGCGGCGTCGGCGCAGGCACCACGTGAACAGACGCCGGTGCGGCCGCAAGGGCTGATGGTCGCGCCGCGCGGGTCGACGCCGACCGCCAGTGCTGGGGCGCCGCCGCTCCCACCGCCCGCCTTGCCGCCTCCGGCCAGACCCGAGGGGACCCGGCAGGTGGCGACGCCATCGCAGCAACGCGGTCACGGCCGCCTGTTCCAGCCGCAGGACCTCGGCATGCTCGAGGGCCCCGACCGCGAGGCATGGCAGAAGCCTGACCAGGTGATGGACGCGCTCGGCATCGGCGACGGCTCGGTGGTGGCCGACCTGGGAGCGGGCGGAGGCTGGTTCACCGTCCGCCTGGCCAAGCGGGTCGGCCCCAACGGCGTGGTGTACGCCGAGGACATCCAGCCGCAGATGATCGAGGCCATCCAGCGGCGCGTCGACCGCGAGGGCCTCCACAACGTGTCGGCCGTGCTCGGCGAGGCCGACCACCCGGCGCTGCCGGTGGGGCGGCTGGACGCCGCGTTGATGGTGGACACGTTCCACGAGGTGGAGGACACGCGCTCACTCCTCACCAACGTGCGGGCGGCGCTCAAGCCCGGCGGCCGCCTGGGCATCATCGAGTACCGCACCGAGGGCGGTGGCCCGGGCCCCTCCCGCGAGGAGCGCATCCAGCCCGGACAGGTGATCCGCGCCGCGGAGGCAGCAGGATTTCGCCTGATGCGCCAGGAGCAGTTCCTGCAGTTCCAGTACCTGTTGATCTTCACGCGCTGA
- a CDS encoding SDR family oxidoreductase, translating into MARYGDRVVIVTGGSRGIGEGVVRAFVEAGSRVTIADIDAPTGEALARSLGGAATFARLDVRSDEEVGALIADVVAREGRLDCLVNNAGTHPPHLAIDDITPAAFRELLALNLVSQFVACRAALPHLRATRGCIINMGSLVGSLGQAHAVDYVTTKGAIAAMTRALAIDEARHGVRVNCVSPGNIDTPLWQSFAERAADPEAVRRDGAQAQWIGRLGTIDEVGRLCVFLAAEATYTTGVDHVISGGAELGYGRKETAPTSVSAPRTAAVAPSPPPGRRPPPSSSSPDRDTSR; encoded by the coding sequence ATGGCGCGATACGGTGACCGCGTCGTGATCGTGACGGGCGGCTCCAGGGGCATCGGCGAGGGCGTGGTGCGCGCCTTCGTCGAGGCGGGATCCCGGGTGACCATCGCCGACATCGACGCCCCGACGGGCGAGGCACTGGCGCGTTCGCTGGGAGGGGCCGCGACCTTCGCACGCCTCGACGTGCGCAGCGACGAGGAGGTCGGCGCGCTGATCGCGGACGTGGTGGCTCGCGAGGGCCGGCTCGACTGCCTGGTGAACAACGCCGGGACCCACCCGCCGCACCTGGCCATCGACGACATCACACCGGCCGCGTTCCGCGAGCTGCTGGCCCTGAACCTGGTGAGCCAGTTCGTCGCTTGCCGCGCCGCGCTCCCCCACCTGCGGGCGACGCGTGGCTGCATCATCAACATGGGCAGCCTGGTGGGCTCACTCGGCCAGGCCCACGCCGTCGACTACGTCACGACCAAGGGCGCCATCGCCGCGATGACCAGGGCGCTGGCGATCGACGAGGCGCGCCACGGCGTGCGGGTCAACTGCGTGTCGCCCGGCAACATCGACACGCCCCTCTGGCAGTCCTTTGCCGAGCGGGCCGCCGATCCGGAGGCCGTGCGCCGCGACGGCGCGCAGGCGCAGTGGATCGGCAGGCTCGGCACGATCGACGAGGTCGGCCGCCTCTGCGTGTTCCTGGCTGCCGAGGCCACGTACACGACAGGCGTGGACCACGTGATCTCGGGCGGCGCCGAGCTCGGTTACGGGAGGAAGGAGACCGCGCCCACGAGCGTCAGTGCGCCTCGTACGGCTGCAGTTGCTCCTTCACCACCGCCTGGTCGCCGACCACCACCATCGTCATCTTCGCCGGATCGAGATACTTCTCGGTGA
- a CDS encoding pitrilysin family protein, whose amino-acid sequence MRMPTIVLAPAALLLVSSVALAQPQSRQAPPAAGAPRPFTVPAAETFSLPNGLGVTLVPYGTVPKATIHLSVDVGNADEGPQQVWLADLTGQLMKEGTTTQSAAAIAERLARMGGGLTVGVGLDATTVRTDVLSEFVADALPVIADVVQHPALPAAELPRLKADLRRNLALQKSQPQAQAFEAFSRVMYGDHPYGRIFPTEAMLEGYGHGDVTAFHAAHFGASRAHLYVVGRFDAAAVRAAVRASFASWAAGTAPRRTVATPVVTRSLTVIDRPKAAQSTLYLGLPVVDPSHPDYMALRVMNALLGGSFASRVTTNIREQKGYTYSPNSSLTPRQKVAHWAQVADVTTAVTGASMKEIFFEIDRLRTEAPPVAELDGIKAYLSGVFVLQNSSRSGIINQLLFQRQHGLPEDYLRTYVQQLQAVTPDDIRRVTEKYLDPAKMTMVVVGDQAVVKEQLQPYEAH is encoded by the coding sequence ATGCGGATGCCGACGATCGTCCTCGCGCCCGCCGCGCTCCTGCTCGTGTCGAGCGTGGCCCTCGCCCAGCCCCAGTCACGGCAGGCGCCGCCCGCCGCCGGGGCGCCCCGGCCCTTCACCGTGCCTGCCGCCGAGACGTTCTCGTTGCCCAACGGCCTCGGCGTCACGCTGGTGCCCTATGGCACGGTGCCCAAGGCGACCATCCACCTGAGCGTCGACGTCGGCAACGCCGACGAGGGGCCGCAGCAGGTCTGGCTCGCCGACCTCACCGGGCAGCTGATGAAGGAAGGCACCACCACCCAGTCGGCCGCCGCGATCGCCGAGCGCCTTGCACGGATGGGTGGCGGACTGACGGTGGGCGTGGGACTCGATGCGACCACCGTGCGCACCGACGTGCTGTCCGAGTTCGTGGCCGACGCCCTGCCGGTGATCGCCGACGTGGTGCAGCACCCGGCGCTGCCGGCTGCGGAGCTGCCCCGCCTGAAGGCCGACCTGCGACGCAATCTCGCGCTGCAGAAGTCGCAGCCCCAGGCACAGGCCTTCGAGGCGTTCTCCCGCGTCATGTACGGCGATCATCCCTACGGGCGGATCTTCCCGACCGAGGCGATGCTCGAGGGCTACGGTCACGGCGACGTGACGGCCTTCCACGCCGCGCACTTCGGCGCCTCGCGGGCGCACCTGTACGTGGTCGGGCGCTTCGACGCGGCCGCCGTGCGCGCCGCCGTCCGGGCCAGCTTTGCCTCGTGGGCGGCCGGGACCGCGCCGCGCCGCACGGTCGCGACGCCCGTCGTCACGCGCTCGCTGACGGTGATCGACAGGCCGAAGGCGGCGCAGTCCACGCTGTACCTTGGCCTTCCCGTGGTCGACCCGTCACATCCCGACTACATGGCGCTGCGGGTGATGAACGCGCTGCTCGGCGGGTCCTTCGCCTCGCGCGTGACCACCAACATCCGCGAGCAGAAGGGCTACACGTACTCCCCGAACAGCTCGCTCACGCCTCGCCAGAAGGTCGCGCACTGGGCGCAGGTCGCCGACGTCACCACGGCGGTGACCGGCGCGTCGATGAAGGAGATCTTCTTCGAGATCGATCGCCTGCGTACCGAGGCGCCGCCGGTGGCCGAACTCGACGGCATCAAGGCCTATCTGTCCGGGGTGTTCGTGCTCCAGAACTCCTCGCGCAGCGGCATCATCAACCAGCTGCTGTTCCAGCGGCAGCACGGGCTGCCCGAGGACTACCTGCGCACCTACGTCCAGCAGCTGCAGGCGGTGACGCCCGACGACATCCGCCGCGTCACCGAGAAGTATCTCGATCCGGCGAAGATGACGATGGTGGTGGTCGGCGACCAGGCGGTGGTGAAGGAGCAACTGCAGCCGTACGAGGCGCACTGA
- a CDS encoding pitrilysin family protein, whose protein sequence is MFTRLLATASLALTATMVAAAATPALAQPAASSTYNVPVTYYTLPNGLKVVLSRDTTAPTVVVAVYYRIGFRVEPKDRTGFAHLFEHMMFQGSANLGKMEFIRLVQRSGGILNGSTRFDFTNYFEVLPAHALETALWAEADRMRGLDITQDNLTNQQGVVSNEVKVNVLNQPYGGFPWLDLPQYANTNWYNAHNFYGDLKDLEAATLKDVQDFFRTYYAPANAVLVVYGDFEESKARALIDTHFGPITGPKPSAQPDLTEPRQRAEKRFTKKDALARKPALAFGYHMPARNTPEFYAMGLLDQILLQGEDSLLHQELVKKKGYAGSIDGGINLLGNMFNYAGPMLWLGSLIHEPTHKADEILESLDAAIARLQDKPLDQATVDRALVKLRSSLYDSLTELNGFGAADLLASFALFDDDPARINGLEAEFRKVTPALLQKTAREYLRRTNRTVLLVEPGQAAAAAQE, encoded by the coding sequence ATGTTCACACGTCTGCTGGCCACGGCCAGCCTGGCCCTGACGGCGACGATGGTCGCGGCGGCCGCGACGCCGGCGCTGGCGCAGCCGGCCGCGTCGTCGACGTACAACGTCCCGGTCACCTACTACACGCTGCCCAATGGCCTGAAGGTGGTGCTCTCGCGCGACACCACGGCTCCGACCGTGGTCGTCGCCGTGTACTACCGCATCGGCTTCCGCGTGGAGCCGAAGGACCGCACCGGGTTCGCGCACCTGTTCGAGCACATGATGTTCCAGGGCTCGGCCAACCTCGGGAAGATGGAGTTCATCCGCCTCGTGCAGCGCAGCGGGGGAATCCTGAACGGGTCCACCCGCTTCGACTTCACGAACTACTTCGAGGTGCTGCCGGCCCATGCGCTCGAGACGGCGCTGTGGGCCGAGGCCGACCGGATGCGTGGTCTCGACATCACTCAGGACAACCTCACCAACCAGCAGGGCGTGGTCAGCAACGAGGTGAAGGTCAACGTGCTGAACCAGCCCTATGGCGGGTTCCCGTGGCTCGACCTGCCGCAGTACGCCAACACCAACTGGTACAACGCCCACAACTTCTATGGCGACCTGAAGGATCTCGAGGCGGCCACGCTGAAGGACGTGCAGGACTTCTTCCGCACCTACTACGCGCCGGCCAATGCCGTCCTGGTGGTCTACGGCGACTTCGAGGAGTCGAAGGCGCGGGCGCTGATCGACACGCACTTCGGCCCGATCACGGGGCCGAAGCCGTCGGCGCAGCCCGACCTGACCGAGCCGCGCCAGCGCGCGGAGAAGCGCTTCACCAAGAAGGACGCCCTGGCGCGCAAGCCCGCGCTGGCCTTCGGCTACCACATGCCGGCGCGCAACACGCCCGAGTTCTACGCGATGGGCCTGCTCGACCAGATCCTGCTGCAGGGCGAGGACAGCCTGCTGCACCAGGAACTCGTCAAGAAGAAGGGCTACGCCGGCAGCATCGACGGCGGCATCAACCTGCTCGGCAACATGTTCAACTACGCCGGCCCGATGCTCTGGCTGGGCTCCTTGATCCATGAGCCGACCCACAAGGCCGACGAGATCCTCGAGAGTCTCGACGCCGCGATCGCCCGCCTCCAGGACAAGCCCCTGGATCAGGCCACCGTCGATCGCGCGCTCGTCAAGCTGCGGTCGTCGCTGTACGACTCGCTGACGGAGCTGAACGGCTTCGGCGCGGCGGACCTGCTCGCCTCGTTCGCGCTCTTCGACGATGATCCGGCGCGGATCAACGGCCTCGAAGCGGAGTTCCGGAAGGTCACACCGGCCCTGCTGCAGAAGACCGCGCGGGAGTACCTGCGCCGCACCAATCGCACCGTGCTCCTCGTGGAGCCGGGCCAGGCGGCCGCGGCCGCCCAGGAGTGA
- a CDS encoding biotin transporter BioY yields the protein MYAASRMPLGFLAGTTLFDVLSDRSSSRLLRGAVVVAATAATAMAAQFSIPFDPIPFTLQPMVVLLAAAALGSRLGAYAQVLYLIAGVAGLPVFAASPTLPAGFARLLGPTGGFLLAYPAAAWLTGMLAERRFDRRYFTSFLAMLAGLVVVYAGGVAGLSATLGVDAATSAATPFAIADLLKLVLAAGVLPSVWQLVARTR from the coding sequence ATGTACGCAGCCAGCCGGATGCCACTCGGCTTCCTTGCCGGAACCACTCTCTTCGACGTTCTCTCCGACCGCAGCTCCTCGCGTCTCCTGCGTGGGGCCGTCGTCGTCGCTGCCACGGCCGCCACGGCCATGGCGGCGCAGTTCAGCATACCGTTCGACCCGATTCCCTTCACGCTGCAGCCCATGGTGGTCCTGCTGGCCGCGGCGGCGTTGGGGTCGCGCCTCGGCGCGTATGCGCAGGTGCTCTACCTGATCGCCGGTGTGGCGGGCCTGCCCGTGTTCGCCGCGTCGCCGACCCTGCCGGCCGGGTTCGCCCGCCTGCTCGGGCCGACGGGCGGGTTCCTGCTCGCCTATCCCGCCGCGGCCTGGCTCACCGGGATGCTCGCGGAGCGCCGCTTCGACCGCCGCTACTTCACCTCGTTCCTGGCGATGCTCGCCGGCCTCGTGGTGGTGTACGCGGGTGGCGTCGCCGGCCTGTCGGCCACCCTGGGCGTCGACGCCGCGACGTCGGCGGCGACACCGTTTGCGATCGCCGACCTGCTGAAGCTGGTGCTGGCCGCCGGCGTGCTCCCGTCGGTGTGGCAACTGGTCGCCCGTACGCGCTAG
- the thiD gene encoding bifunctional hydroxymethylpyrimidine kinase/phosphomethylpyrimidine kinase, producing the protein MVTALTIAGSDSGGGAGIQADIKTFEALGVFGTSALTAITAQNTRGVRAVEILSPSMVSAQILAVIEDIGAGAIKTGMLGTHDVVETVAATLRDWPAIPLVVDPVMVAKSRDRLLSDDAVQGLVRHLLPLAAVVTPNGPEAEVLTGHPVRTPADARDAARRLHDMGPAAVIVKGGHLETPDVVDVLFDGTDFHEVRGPRHATRHTHGTGCTFAAAIAAHLALGHSLPDAFRRSRAYLDGAIRHAPGIGHGAGPVAHFWNRAI; encoded by the coding sequence ATGGTCACGGCACTGACAATCGCGGGCAGCGACTCCGGCGGGGGCGCCGGCATCCAGGCCGACATCAAGACGTTCGAGGCGCTGGGCGTCTTCGGCACGTCCGCCCTCACGGCCATCACGGCCCAGAACACCAGGGGCGTGCGCGCCGTCGAGATCCTGTCGCCTTCCATGGTATCTGCGCAAATACTTGCAGTAATTGAGGATATCGGCGCAGGCGCGATCAAGACCGGAATGCTCGGCACCCATGACGTCGTCGAGACCGTCGCTGCGACCCTCCGTGACTGGCCGGCAATTCCCCTGGTCGTCGACCCGGTGATGGTCGCCAAGAGCCGCGACCGATTGTTGAGCGACGACGCGGTGCAGGGGTTGGTGAGGCACCTGCTGCCGCTGGCGGCGGTGGTGACGCCGAACGGCCCCGAGGCCGAAGTGCTCACCGGCCACCCCGTCCGGACCCCGGCCGACGCACGGGACGCGGCCCGCCGGCTCCATGACATGGGACCGGCCGCCGTGATCGTCAAGGGCGGGCACCTCGAGACGCCAGACGTTGTCGATGTGCTGTTCGACGGGACCGACTTCCACGAAGTCCGCGGCCCCCGCCACGCCACCCGCCACACCCACGGCACCGGGTGTACCTTCGCGGCGGCCATCGCCGCGCACCTGGCGCTGGGGCATTCACTGCCCGATGCGTTCCGGCGGTCGCGAGCCTATCTGGATGGCGCGATCCGCCACGCCCCCGGCATCGGCCACGGCGCGGGACCGGTGGCGCACTTCTGGAACCGGGCAATTTGA
- a CDS encoding molybdenum cofactor biosynthesis protein MoaE, which yields MLLPFAITSAPLDVAGISALAQVRHADRAREADAEGPGALILFVGVVRGRHQGQDVRALTYEAYEPLAVASFERIAREAADRIPGVEICLHHRVGTLEVGEPSIVIAAVAAHRAEAYAASRFAIERVKQIAPVWKREHLMDGASWVEGATVHPDDPEPLAEAWRRAWA from the coding sequence ATGTTGCTGCCCTTCGCGATCACCAGCGCACCGCTCGACGTCGCCGGGATCTCGGCGCTGGCGCAAGTCCGCCACGCCGACCGGGCACGCGAGGCCGATGCCGAGGGCCCCGGCGCACTCATCCTGTTCGTGGGCGTGGTACGAGGCCGGCACCAGGGACAGGACGTCCGCGCCCTGACCTACGAGGCCTACGAGCCGCTGGCGGTTGCCTCGTTCGAGCGGATCGCCCGCGAGGCGGCCGACCGCATCCCGGGCGTGGAGATCTGCCTGCACCACCGGGTGGGCACGCTGGAGGTCGGCGAGCCGTCGATCGTCATCGCGGCCGTGGCGGCGCACCGGGCCGAGGCGTATGCCGCGTCGCGCTTCGCCATCGAGCGGGTGAAGCAGATCGCGCCGGTCTGGAAGCGGGAGCACCTGATGGACGGCGCCTCGTGGGTCGAGGGTGCAACGGTGCACCCCGACGACCCGGAGCCGCTGGCCGAAGCGTGGAGGCGGGCGTGGGCGTGA
- a CDS encoding MoaD/ThiS family protein, translated as MTVRLFARLREIAGAEELARPAAPTVADVWQALVAEWPALEPYAGSLSCAVNAQYARMTTPVNDGDEIAFLPPVSGG; from the coding sequence GTGACGGTGCGCCTGTTCGCGCGCTTGCGCGAGATAGCGGGCGCCGAGGAACTGGCCCGCCCCGCGGCGCCCACGGTGGCCGACGTGTGGCAGGCACTCGTGGCCGAGTGGCCGGCCCTCGAGCCGTACGCCGGCAGCCTGTCATGCGCCGTCAACGCGCAGTACGCGCGGATGACGACGCCGGTGAACGACGGCGACGAGATTGCGTTCCTGCCCCCTGTGAGCGGGGGGTAG
- the prfA gene encoding peptide chain release factor 1 yields MLDKLASVEAQYNYLMGLIADPAVQADAQAYRTHTKTLSELQELVDAYRSLKSLEEQLAQARELASGGDADMAALAKEELADLEPQHGKLLEHVKFLLIPKDPNDAKNVVLEVRAGTGGEEAALFAAELFRMYARFAERQGWKFEVMSTSEADAGGMKEGIATIEGKQVYSHLKYESGVHRVQRVPATEAAGRIHTSTATVAVLPEAEDVDVVIHDKDLRIDTFCSSGPGGQSVNTTYSAVRITHIPTGVVVSQQDEKSQIKNKAKAMKVLRSRLYEMEMRKQQDAIAKDRKSQVGTGERSEKIRTYNFPQSRITDHRINFTTHQLSAAMDGDLSELIDQVTTFYRSELLKDASRTEAVDA; encoded by the coding sequence ATGTTGGACAAGCTCGCGTCCGTCGAGGCGCAATACAACTACCTGATGGGCCTGATCGCCGACCCGGCGGTGCAGGCCGACGCGCAGGCGTACCGGACGCACACCAAGACCCTGTCGGAACTGCAGGAGTTGGTGGACGCGTACCGCTCCCTCAAGTCGCTGGAGGAGCAGTTGGCGCAGGCCCGCGAACTCGCCTCCGGTGGCGATGCGGACATGGCGGCCTTGGCCAAAGAAGAACTCGCCGACCTCGAGCCCCAGCACGGCAAGCTGCTCGAGCACGTCAAGTTCCTGCTCATCCCGAAGGATCCCAACGACGCCAAGAACGTCGTCCTCGAAGTGCGGGCCGGCACGGGCGGCGAGGAGGCGGCGTTGTTTGCCGCCGAACTGTTCCGCATGTACGCGCGGTTCGCCGAGCGGCAGGGCTGGAAGTTCGAGGTGATGTCGACCAGCGAGGCCGATGCCGGCGGCATGAAGGAAGGCATCGCCACCATCGAGGGCAAGCAGGTCTACAGCCACCTCAAGTACGAGAGCGGGGTCCATCGCGTCCAGCGCGTGCCGGCGACCGAAGCGGCGGGCCGCATCCACACGTCGACGGCGACCGTGGCGGTGCTACCCGAGGCCGAGGACGTCGACGTCGTGATCCACGACAAGGACCTGCGCATCGACACGTTCTGCTCGAGCGGCCCGGGCGGACAGTCGGTGAACACGACCTACTCCGCGGTGCGCATCACGCACATCCCCACCGGCGTCGTGGTGTCGCAGCAGGACGAGAAGTCGCAGATCAAGAACAAGGCGAAGGCGATGAAGGTGCTGCGGTCGCGCCTGTACGAGATGGAGATGCGCAAGCAGCAGGACGCCATCGCCAAGGACCGCAAGAGCCAGGTGGGCACCGGCGAGCGCTCGGAGAAGATCCGGACCTACAACTTCCCCCAGAGCCGCATCACCGACCACCGCATCAACTTCACGACCCACCAGCTGTCGGCCGCCATGGACGGCGACCTCTCCGAGCTCATCGACCAGGTGACGACGTTCTACCGATCGGAGCTGCTCAAGGACGCGAGCCGGACGGAAGCGGTGGACGCCTGA
- the prmC gene encoding peptide chain release factor N(5)-glutamine methyltransferase, with product MSGATLRDAVGRARQRLLGVGFDEAHARIDAEVLALHLLGWDRTALITRPDEAVSDAFLEAYDRLITRRSLNEPVAYIVGSREFYGRPFRVSPAVLIPRPETELAVDAVLAALPADAFVRVVDVGTGSGAIAVTLAAERPAWHVEAVDVSGDALRVAQRNAEALGVRERVTFLQGDLLAPTMGLFDAIVSNPPYVPLRDAAGVHPTVRDHEPHVALFGGDDGMEIPRRLMAEAAPRLRPGGLFVMEFGYGQEDVVCAAATDAGLQVVDIKHDLQGIARTLVASRAI from the coding sequence CTGAGCGGCGCCACGCTCCGTGACGCGGTCGGCCGGGCGCGGCAGCGCCTGCTCGGCGTCGGCTTCGACGAGGCCCACGCCCGCATCGATGCCGAGGTCCTCGCGTTGCACCTGCTCGGCTGGGACCGCACGGCGCTCATCACCCGTCCCGACGAGGCGGTGTCGGACGCCTTCCTCGAGGCCTACGACCGCCTGATCACCCGGCGCAGCCTCAACGAACCGGTCGCCTACATCGTCGGGAGCCGCGAGTTCTACGGCCGCCCCTTCCGCGTCTCGCCGGCGGTGCTGATTCCCCGTCCCGAGACGGAACTGGCCGTCGACGCCGTCCTGGCCGCCTTGCCCGCCGATGCGTTCGTGCGGGTGGTGGACGTGGGGACCGGCAGCGGCGCCATCGCGGTGACGCTGGCCGCCGAGCGTCCGGCCTGGCACGTCGAGGCCGTGGACGTGTCGGGCGACGCCCTGCGCGTGGCGCAACGTAACGCCGAGGCGCTCGGGGTGCGCGAGCGTGTGACGTTCCTGCAGGGCGACCTGCTGGCCCCGACCATGGGCCTGTTCGACGCGATCGTGTCCAACCCGCCCTACGTCCCGCTGCGCGACGCGGCCGGGGTCCACCCCACCGTCCGCGATCACGAGCCGCACGTCGCGCTCTTCGGCGGCGACGACGGGATGGAGATTCCCCGGCGGCTCATGGCGGAGGCCGCTCCCCGCCTCAGGCCTGGTGGCCTGTTCGTGATGGAGTTCGGCTACGGCCAGGAAGACGTCGTCTGCGCGGCGGCAACCGACGCGGGCCTGCAGGTGGTGGACATCAAGCACGACCTGCAGGGCATCGCGCGCACCCTGGTCGCTTCGCGCGCAATCTGA